A stretch of the Medicago truncatula cultivar Jemalong A17 chromosome 5, MtrunA17r5.0-ANR, whole genome shotgun sequence genome encodes the following:
- the LOC11423819 gene encoding protein TORNADO 2, producing the protein MAMSNNIIGFINLVAVILSIPIIGAGIWLTNEPADTCVKFLQWPVIILGVLLLVVSLAGLIGSFWRISCLLIFYLVAMLVLIILLVCLVIFVYMVTLRGHGMIEPNRAYLEYRLDDFSGFLKRRVRSSFKWDAIRSCLSQTNMCGELNQSFRMAQDFFNARLTPMQSGCCKPPTQCAYTFVNPTYWISPINNAADMDCLQWSNDQTTLCYNCDSCKAGLLANLRKEWKRANVILIITVVVLIVVYLIGCFAFRNAKTEDLFRKYKQGYT; encoded by the exons ATGGCAATGAGCAACAACATCATAGGATTCATAAACCTAGTAGCTGTAATCCTCTCAATCCCAATCATTGGTGCTGGAATCTGGCTAACAAACGAACCAGCAGACACATGTGTCAAATTTCTCCAATGGCCAGTCATAATCCTTGGTGTTCTTCTCTTAGTTGTGTCTCTTGCTGGTCTCATTGGTTCCTTTTGGAGAATCTCATGTCTCCTAATATTCTACCTAGTTGCTATGCTTGTGCTTATTATCTTGCTAGTTTGTTTGGTTATTTTTGTTTACATGGTTACTCTTCGTGGTCATGGTATGATTGAACCTAATAGGGCTTATTTGGAATACCGTTTGGATGATTTTTCTGggtttttgaaaagaagagTTAGAAGTTCTTTTAAGTGGGATGCTATTAGAAGTTGTCTTAGTCAAACAAACATGTGTGGTGAGTTGAATCAAAGTTTTCGTATGGCTCAGGACTTCTTTAATGCACGTTTAACACCAATGCAG TCTGGGTGCTGCAAACCACCAACACAATGTGCATACACATTTGTGAACCCAACATATTGGATTAGTCCAATAAACAATGCAGCTGACATGGATTGTCTTCAATGGAGCAACGACCAAACAACACTTTGTTACAACTGTGACTCATGCAAGGCTGGTTTGTTGGCAAATCTTAGGAAGGAATGGAAAAGAGCTAATGTGATATTGATCATCACTGTTGTCGTTTTAATTGTGGTTTATTTGATTGGATGCTTTGCTTTTAGGAATGCCAAAACTGAGGATCTCTTTCGTAAGTACAAACAAGGCTACACTTGA